A region from the Agrococcus sp. SL85 genome encodes:
- a CDS encoding aldo/keto reductase, whose protein sequence is MTTTRALGTSGLQVSTIGLGCNNFGRRGTRTEDQAGTDAVIHAAIDHGITLFDTADIYGNPATTSEALMGVALAKAGSAARDRVVLATKWGHSGFAIEGTEGWGPKGARGYIRSAVEASLRRLQTDRIDLYQLHTPDPSTPIEETVRALDELVAEGKVRAYGHSNLSAEQIREAAAVESPNGFVSAQDEYSLVERDVEREVLPAVLEAGIGFLPYFPLANGLLSGKYTADARPVGGRLTALKPQLLDEADWTRLAEYDRIAREAGRTMLEATFQWLLAQPAVTSVIAGATRPEQIAQNAAAGQGELDPATVEEIAGVFA, encoded by the coding sequence ATGACGACGACGCGCGCCCTCGGCACCTCCGGCCTCCAGGTCTCGACCATCGGCCTCGGCTGCAACAACTTCGGCCGCAGGGGCACCCGCACCGAGGACCAGGCGGGCACCGACGCCGTCATCCACGCCGCGATCGACCACGGCATCACGCTCTTCGACACGGCCGACATCTACGGCAACCCCGCCACGACCTCCGAGGCCCTCATGGGCGTCGCGCTCGCGAAGGCCGGATCCGCCGCCCGCGACCGCGTCGTGCTCGCCACGAAGTGGGGCCACAGCGGCTTCGCGATCGAGGGCACCGAGGGCTGGGGGCCCAAGGGCGCCCGCGGCTACATCCGCAGCGCCGTCGAGGCCTCGCTCCGCCGCCTGCAGACCGACCGCATCGACCTCTACCAGCTGCACACGCCCGACCCCTCGACGCCGATCGAGGAGACCGTGCGCGCGCTCGACGAGCTCGTCGCCGAGGGCAAGGTGCGCGCCTACGGCCACTCCAACCTCAGCGCCGAGCAGATCCGCGAGGCCGCCGCGGTCGAGAGCCCGAACGGGTTCGTCTCGGCGCAGGACGAGTACTCGCTCGTCGAGCGCGACGTCGAGCGCGAGGTGCTGCCCGCGGTGCTCGAGGCCGGCATCGGCTTCCTGCCCTACTTCCCGCTCGCGAACGGCCTGCTCTCGGGCAAGTACACGGCCGACGCGCGTCCGGTCGGCGGCCGCCTGACGGCCCTGAAGCCGCAGCTGCTCGACGAGGCCGACTGGACGCGCCTGGCGGAGTACGACCGCATCGCGCGCGAGGCGGGCCGCACGATGCTCGAGGCGACGTTCCAGTGGCTGCTCGCGCAGCCCGCGGTGACGAGCGTCATCGCCGGAGCGACCCGCCCCGAGCAGATCGCGCAGAACGCGGCCGCCGGCCAGGGCGAGCTCGACCCCGCGACGGTCGAGGAGATCGCGGGCGTCTTCGCCTGA
- a CDS encoding carbohydrate-binding domain-containing protein, whose product MTTDRRPLEPIRDEPALAARPHRRRAPLRRLLPAVAIVATGALLAGCTAVTAGIAAAGAGTSSASGTTTTTSAVTSATLDELVAVNEDGTVVREDEWSAADAIDVTLSGTGATAASGVTSADGVVTITEAGVYRLSGGLDGRVVVAAAEDAQVVLLLDGASIASDDGPAIEVQTADDVAIHLVDGTSSTIVDTTAYAADAGAHAAIDAAADLTVSGAGALAIEASDDGISTSDDLAIIGGELEVVAGDEALRGGDSLLVEEGALRLDAGGDALQSDQEDGEGRGWIAIEGGTIEATAGDDGLHAASDILVSGGTITVDAVGDGLHADVALAIAGGSVTVAGSDEGLESALVQIDGGTIDVTASDDAINGSAGSSSTTADQGGMGGGMADSGELVAITGGDVTLRAGGDGLDSNGSIELSGGTVVVWGPTSDGNGALDANGGLSVTGGTLLAVGSAGMAESPDDTSTQGWLQVAASGQAGSTIEVRDESGATIASFQAASAFANVVFSSAALTGTTATVVVDGAETAATLGTATGGGMGGGQGGPGGPGGRP is encoded by the coding sequence ATGACCACCGACCGCCGCCCGCTCGAGCCCATCCGCGACGAGCCCGCCCTCGCCGCCCGTCCTCATCGCCGCCGCGCGCCGCTGCGCCGCCTGCTGCCCGCCGTCGCGATCGTCGCGACCGGCGCGCTGCTCGCCGGCTGCACCGCCGTCACCGCAGGGATCGCCGCGGCGGGCGCCGGCACGAGCAGCGCCTCCGGCACCACGACCACGACGAGCGCCGTCACGAGCGCCACGCTCGACGAGCTCGTCGCCGTCAACGAGGACGGCACCGTCGTCCGCGAGGACGAGTGGAGCGCCGCCGACGCCATCGACGTGACGCTCTCCGGCACCGGCGCGACCGCCGCGAGCGGCGTGACGAGCGCCGACGGGGTCGTCACGATCACCGAGGCGGGCGTGTACCGCCTCTCGGGTGGCCTCGACGGCAGGGTCGTGGTGGCCGCGGCGGAGGACGCCCAGGTCGTGCTGCTGCTCGACGGCGCCTCGATCGCCTCCGACGACGGCCCCGCGATCGAGGTGCAGACGGCCGACGACGTCGCCATCCACCTCGTCGACGGCACCTCGAGCACGATCGTCGACACGACGGCCTACGCCGCGGACGCCGGGGCGCACGCCGCGATCGACGCCGCGGCCGACCTGACGGTCTCGGGTGCCGGTGCGCTCGCGATCGAGGCCTCGGACGATGGCATCTCGACGAGCGACGACCTCGCGATCATCGGCGGCGAGCTCGAGGTCGTCGCCGGCGACGAGGCGCTGCGGGGCGGCGACTCGCTGCTCGTCGAGGAGGGCGCGCTCCGCCTCGACGCGGGCGGCGACGCGCTGCAGAGCGACCAGGAGGACGGCGAGGGCCGCGGCTGGATCGCGATCGAGGGCGGCACGATCGAGGCGACCGCCGGCGACGACGGCCTGCACGCGGCCAGCGACATCCTCGTCTCGGGCGGCACGATCACCGTGGACGCCGTCGGCGACGGCCTGCACGCCGACGTGGCGCTCGCGATCGCGGGCGGCAGCGTGACCGTCGCGGGGTCCGACGAGGGCCTCGAGTCGGCGCTCGTGCAGATCGACGGCGGCACGATCGACGTCACCGCGAGCGACGATGCCATCAACGGCTCGGCGGGCTCGTCCTCGACGACCGCCGACCAGGGCGGCATGGGCGGCGGCATGGCCGACTCCGGCGAGCTCGTCGCCATCACCGGCGGCGACGTGACGCTGCGCGCCGGCGGCGACGGCCTCGACTCCAACGGATCGATCGAGCTGAGCGGCGGCACCGTCGTCGTCTGGGGCCCGACGAGCGACGGCAACGGCGCGCTCGATGCGAACGGCGGCCTCTCAGTCACCGGCGGCACGCTGCTCGCGGTGGGGTCCGCCGGCATGGCCGAGTCGCCCGACGACACCTCCACGCAGGGCTGGCTGCAGGTGGCCGCGAGCGGCCAGGCGGGCTCGACCATCGAGGTCCGCGACGAGTCCGGCGCGACGATCGCGAGCTTCCAGGCGGCGTCGGCCTTCGCGAACGTCGTGTTCTCGAGCGCGGCGCTCACCGGCACGACCGCGACGGTCGTGGTCGACGGCGCCGAGACCGCGGCGACGCTGGGCACAGCGACCGGTGGCGGCATGGGCGGAGGCCAGGGAGGCCCCGGCGGCCCCGGCGGCCGCCCGTAG
- a CDS encoding polyphosphate polymerase domain-containing protein produces MTAASASRTIERAVAALEPVALEELTAAAALLTRVDRKYALAADDAARMLAALPEGTRALEIAGERALAYASTYFDSGDLLAYRLAAHGRRRRFKLRTRTYVDANLAFLELKTRGGRGTTVKERIAYAPEDRAVLTEDGRAYAEEGLAVVGIPAPPLRPVIETAYRRTTLLLPDGATRATVDTDLAWRLDDGTTLRTPGLVIVETKATGGPGSVDRLLWRAGHRPDRVSKFATGLAALRPDLPANRWHGVLRRCFADAERTAA; encoded by the coding sequence ATGACCGCCGCATCCGCGTCGCGGACGATCGAGCGCGCCGTCGCCGCGCTCGAGCCGGTGGCGCTCGAGGAGCTCACGGCCGCGGCGGCGCTCCTCACCCGCGTCGACCGCAAGTACGCGCTCGCCGCCGATGACGCGGCGCGGATGCTCGCGGCGCTCCCCGAGGGCACGCGGGCGCTCGAGATCGCGGGCGAGCGCGCGCTGGCCTACGCCTCCACCTACTTCGACTCCGGCGACCTGCTCGCCTACCGGCTCGCCGCGCACGGCCGCCGCCGGCGCTTCAAGCTGCGCACGCGCACCTACGTCGACGCGAACCTCGCCTTCCTCGAGCTGAAGACCCGCGGCGGCCGCGGCACGACCGTGAAGGAGCGCATCGCGTACGCGCCGGAGGACCGGGCCGTGCTCACCGAGGACGGCCGCGCGTACGCGGAGGAGGGGCTCGCCGTCGTCGGCATCCCCGCGCCGCCGCTGCGGCCCGTCATCGAGACCGCCTACCGCCGCACGACGCTGCTGCTGCCCGACGGCGCCACCCGCGCGACCGTCGACACCGACCTCGCGTGGCGCCTCGACGACGGCACGACCCTCCGGACGCCCGGCCTCGTCATCGTCGAGACGAAGGCGACCGGCGGCCCGGGCAGCGTCGACCGGCTGCTGTGGCGCGCGGGGCACCGCCCCGATCGCGTCAGCAAGTTCGCCACCGGCCTCGCGGCCCTCCGGCCCGACCTCCCCGCCAACCGCTGGCACGGCGTGCTGCGCCGCTGCTTCGCCGACGCCGAGCGCACCGCCGCCTGA
- a CDS encoding DUF4956 domain-containing protein — protein MNTALLLAVDALAILVLAYGLYYRRHRRRDLLVAFVGVNVGVLAVSLVLADATASIGVGLGLFGVLSIIRLRSTEISQREVAYYFASLAIGLVAGLGAADLVLSGALIALVVGALAIVDHPRLLAAGQHQQVRIDRAIVDRAELVAHLEQLLGGRVRQASVVEVDLVDDSTLVDVRWDVAPARQAVAA, from the coding sequence GTGAACACCGCCCTCCTGCTCGCCGTCGACGCCCTCGCGATCCTCGTCCTCGCCTACGGCCTCTACTACCGCCGCCACCGCCGCCGCGACCTGCTCGTCGCCTTCGTGGGCGTCAACGTGGGCGTGCTCGCCGTGAGCCTCGTGCTCGCCGACGCGACCGCCTCGATCGGCGTGGGCCTCGGCCTCTTCGGCGTGCTCTCGATCATCCGCCTGCGCTCCACCGAGATCTCGCAGCGCGAGGTGGCCTACTACTTCGCCTCGCTGGCCATCGGCCTCGTCGCGGGCCTCGGCGCCGCCGACCTCGTGCTCTCCGGCGCCCTCATCGCGCTCGTCGTCGGCGCCCTCGCGATCGTCGACCACCCGCGCCTGCTGGCCGCCGGGCAGCACCAGCAGGTGCGCATCGACCGCGCGATCGTCGATCGCGCCGAGCTCGTCGCGCACCTCGAGCAGCTGCTCGGCGGCCGCGTGCGCCAGGCGAGCGTCGTGGAGGTCGACCTCGTCGACGACAGCACCCTGGTCGACGTGCGCTGGGACGTCGCACCGGCGCGGCAGGCGGTGGCGGCATGA
- a CDS encoding glycosyltransferase family 2 protein, with protein sequence MAVVLICALDPDERLERLVRALAPRPVVVVDDGSGPGAAAALAAVRALGATVLTHPANRGKGAALRTGIGHVRAAHPGSAVVTADCDGQHTPEDVAAVEAALGAHPDAIVLGERALVGDVPLRSRLGNAVSRGLFALASGVRVGDAQTGLRGLPAGALRWIGRVPGDRFEHEQRVLLEAARRRVVLHGVPIATVYLDGNASSHFRPIADSARVLAPLLGPVLRFSALGLACFALDALLVVALTAVLGLAGLAALAARAVTAGVHFAVGRRWVFAAASGRTLDQARRYALLAVASAVVGAGALQAAVAAGAALLPAKLAIDACLAGLAYAAQRFGVFAPAAGGAAEAAPVPPATRAVPSSRSIPNRSIPNRSNPNPHLELP encoded by the coding sequence GTGGCCGTCGTCCTGATCTGCGCGCTCGACCCGGACGAGCGCCTCGAGCGCCTCGTGCGGGCGCTCGCGCCTCGGCCGGTCGTCGTCGTCGACGACGGCAGCGGCCCGGGCGCGGCCGCCGCGCTCGCCGCGGTGCGGGCCCTCGGGGCGACCGTGCTCACGCACCCCGCGAACCGCGGCAAGGGCGCTGCCCTCCGCACCGGCATCGGCCACGTGCGCGCCGCCCACCCGGGCAGCGCCGTCGTCACCGCCGACTGCGACGGCCAGCACACGCCCGAGGACGTCGCCGCCGTCGAGGCCGCGCTGGGTGCGCACCCCGACGCGATCGTGCTCGGCGAGCGCGCGCTCGTCGGTGACGTGCCGCTGCGCAGCCGGCTCGGCAACGCCGTGAGCCGGGGCCTCTTCGCCCTCGCCTCGGGCGTCCGCGTCGGGGACGCGCAGACGGGCCTGCGGGGCCTCCCGGCGGGGGCGCTGCGCTGGATCGGGCGGGTGCCGGGCGATCGCTTCGAGCACGAGCAGCGCGTGCTGCTCGAGGCCGCCCGCCGCCGCGTCGTGCTCCACGGGGTGCCGATCGCCACGGTCTACCTCGACGGCAACGCCTCCTCGCACTTCCGCCCGATCGCCGACTCCGCGCGCGTCCTCGCGCCGCTCCTCGGCCCCGTCCTGCGCTTCTCTGCGCTCGGCCTCGCGTGCTTCGCGCTCGACGCGCTGCTCGTCGTCGCCCTCACCGCCGTGCTCGGGCTCGCCGGCCTCGCGGCGCTCGCGGCCCGCGCCGTCACCGCCGGCGTGCACTTCGCGGTCGGCCGTCGCTGGGTCTTCGCCGCAGCCTCCGGGCGCACCCTCGACCAGGCCCGCCGCTACGCGCTGCTCGCCGTCGCGAGCGCCGTCGTCGGCGCGGGCGCGCTGCAGGCGGCCGTGGCCGCCGGCGCCGCCCTCCTGCCCGCGAAGCTCGCGATCGACGCGTGCCTCGCAGGCCTCGCCTACGCGGCGCAGCGCTTCGGCGTCTTCGCCCCGGCGGCGGGCGGGGCGGCGGAGGCCGCACCCGTGCCGCCCGCCACCCGCGCCGTCCCGTCGAGCCGATCCATCCCGAACCGATCCATCCCGAACCGATCCAACCCGAACCCCCACCTGGAGCTCCCGTGA
- a CDS encoding phosphodiester glycosidase family protein, producing the protein MHDAASSTPAPAPAPGAPVGADQPAASPRRRLGTRARVAIAAGLVACTTAIGGVAWALDRFVVEHVEVVSASSLERAAGTAAVAAEAGTASATVTTETVGEGDDAAAVTTAILELDDITQLRSAFADDAFGENITELPSVIAEQVGASIAINGDYYGFRDTGIVIRNGVLYRDEGVREALVLYRDGTAAIVDETATSGEELLADGAWQTLSFGPALVEDGAVVGGIESVEVDTNVGNHSIQGDQPRTAVAVLEDGRIALVVVDGRSDESAGMTLTELASSLQGLGADVAYNLDGGGSSTIVVDGEVVNEPSNGGERATSDILYVVG; encoded by the coding sequence ATGCACGACGCCGCCTCTTCCACTCCCGCCCCCGCTCCCGCTCCCGGCGCGCCCGTCGGCGCCGACCAGCCCGCCGCCAGCCCGCGCCGCCGCCTCGGCACCCGCGCCCGCGTCGCGATCGCCGCCGGCCTCGTCGCCTGCACGACCGCGATCGGCGGCGTCGCCTGGGCGCTCGACCGCTTCGTCGTCGAGCACGTCGAGGTCGTCAGCGCCTCCTCGCTCGAGCGTGCCGCGGGCACCGCGGCCGTCGCCGCCGAGGCGGGCACGGCCTCCGCGACCGTCACGACGGAGACGGTGGGGGAGGGCGACGACGCCGCGGCGGTGACGACGGCGATCCTCGAGCTGGACGACATCACGCAGCTGCGCAGCGCCTTCGCCGACGACGCCTTCGGCGAGAACATCACCGAGCTGCCGAGCGTCATCGCCGAGCAGGTGGGCGCGAGCATCGCCATCAACGGCGACTACTACGGCTTCCGCGACACCGGCATCGTCATCCGCAACGGCGTGCTCTACCGCGACGAGGGCGTCCGCGAGGCGCTCGTGCTCTACCGCGACGGCACCGCCGCGATCGTCGACGAGACCGCCACGAGCGGCGAGGAGCTGCTCGCCGACGGGGCCTGGCAGACGCTCTCGTTCGGCCCCGCGCTCGTCGAGGACGGCGCGGTCGTCGGCGGCATCGAGAGCGTCGAGGTCGACACGAACGTCGGCAACCACTCCATCCAGGGCGACCAGCCGCGCACCGCCGTCGCGGTGCTCGAGGACGGGCGGATCGCGCTCGTGGTCGTCGACGGCCGCAGCGACGAGAGCGCGGGCATGACGCTCACCGAGCTCGCGTCCTCCCTGCAGGGCCTCGGCGCGGACGTCGCCTACAACCTCGACGGCGGCGGCTCCTCGACGATCGTCGTCGACGGGGAGGTCGTGAACGAGCCGTCGAACGGCGGCGAGCGCGCCACGAGCGACATCCTCTACGTGGTGGGCTGA
- a CDS encoding sensor histidine kinase — translation MRSRAWTLRRTLVVGASAVVAIALLVAGATAVATLRQSVLDRLDEQVLAGLDIAGSGRGGPGGPGGQPGDGPAPRVGTLQLVVAADGTVSGADYTGLDGGEIPLAASQVQALLDAGLGERTPATVDLGGEVGRMRVAAESRDGTTVIAGSSLGDVDATTAASAGILAAVMGAALLLVVVGIAIVVARALRPLERVAATAQGVAARPLAAGAVELPERVQDRDADPRTEAGRVGLALNTLLHHVEASLAARQRSEEQLRRFIADASHELRTPLASIRGYAQLSAAEGAPMTSTQQRSLERIGAEAVRMSALVDDLLLLARLDAGQPLRQERVDLALLLIDAVGDAHAAAPGHVWLLDVDEPVEVPGDPDRLRQVLANLLGNARVHAPAGTTVTASLDREGAEAVVRVVDDGPGIDPALQERLFQRFARGDEARQRAWGSTGLGLSISAAIVAAHGGRIEVESAPGRTAFAVRLPLAERA, via the coding sequence ATGCGCAGCCGCGCCTGGACGCTGCGCCGCACCCTCGTGGTCGGCGCGAGCGCCGTGGTGGCGATCGCACTGCTCGTCGCGGGCGCGACGGCGGTGGCGACGCTGCGCCAGTCGGTGCTCGACCGGCTCGACGAGCAGGTGCTCGCCGGGCTCGACATCGCGGGCTCGGGGCGCGGCGGCCCCGGAGGCCCCGGAGGCCAGCCGGGCGACGGGCCCGCGCCGCGCGTGGGCACCCTGCAGCTCGTCGTGGCCGCCGACGGCACCGTCTCCGGCGCCGACTACACGGGGCTCGACGGCGGGGAGATCCCGCTCGCCGCATCGCAGGTGCAGGCGCTCCTCGACGCCGGGCTGGGCGAGCGCACCCCGGCGACCGTCGACCTCGGCGGCGAGGTGGGGCGCATGCGCGTCGCCGCCGAGTCCCGCGACGGCACGACGGTGATCGCGGGCAGCTCGCTCGGCGACGTCGACGCGACGACCGCGGCCTCGGCGGGCATCCTCGCAGCCGTCATGGGGGCCGCGCTGCTGCTCGTCGTCGTGGGCATCGCGATCGTCGTCGCCCGCGCCCTCCGGCCGCTCGAGCGCGTCGCGGCCACCGCGCAGGGCGTCGCGGCGAGGCCGCTCGCGGCGGGCGCGGTCGAGCTGCCGGAGCGCGTGCAGGATCGCGACGCCGATCCGCGCACGGAGGCCGGCCGGGTGGGGCTCGCGCTCAACACGCTCCTGCACCACGTGGAGGCCTCGCTCGCCGCGCGACAGCGCAGCGAGGAGCAGCTGCGCCGCTTCATCGCCGACGCGAGCCACGAGCTGCGCACGCCGCTCGCCTCGATCCGCGGCTACGCGCAGCTCTCGGCGGCCGAGGGAGCACCCATGACCTCCACGCAGCAGCGCTCGCTGGAGCGGATCGGCGCGGAGGCCGTGCGCATGAGCGCGCTCGTCGACGACCTGCTGCTGCTCGCCCGGCTCGACGCGGGGCAGCCGCTGCGGCAGGAGCGGGTCGACCTCGCGCTGCTGCTCATCGACGCCGTGGGCGACGCGCACGCCGCGGCGCCCGGCCACGTGTGGCTGCTCGACGTCGACGAGCCGGTCGAGGTGCCCGGCGATCCTGACCGGCTGCGCCAGGTGCTCGCGAACCTGCTGGGGAACGCCCGCGTGCACGCGCCGGCCGGCACGACGGTGACGGCCTCGCTCGATCGCGAGGGCGCGGAGGCGGTGGTGCGGGTCGTCGACGACGGCCCCGGCATCGATCCCGCGCTGCAGGAGCGGCTGTTCCAGCGCTTCGCGCGCGGCGACGAGGCGCGGCAGCGCGCCTGGGGCAGCACGGGCCTCGGCCTGTCGATCTCGGCGGCGATCGTCGCGGCCCACGGCGGCCGCATCGAGGTCGAGAGCGCCCCCGGCCGCACGGCCTTCGCGGTGCGGCTCCCGCTCGCCGAGCGCGCATAG
- a CDS encoding response regulator transcription factor, which translates to MDPRPAAPRRPLVRADGQPIRAVVVDDEANLAELLRMALANEGWLARTAANGQDALNAIRELQPDVVVLDIMLPGIDGMEVLRRLRAAGNEVPVLLLTAKDAVTDRIAGIEEGGDDYVTKPFNLEEVVARLRRMVRRHVATGDDDPRLVVGDLVLDEETYEVSRGGTPIALTAKEFELLRYLMRNPRRVLSKAQILDAVWSYDFGGRASIVEIYVSYLRKKVDALGEPMLHTVRGVGYTIKPA; encoded by the coding sequence ATGGATCCTCGCCCCGCCGCCCCGCGCCGCCCGCTCGTGCGCGCCGACGGCCAGCCCATCCGCGCGGTCGTCGTCGACGACGAGGCCAACCTCGCCGAGCTGCTGCGCATGGCGCTCGCCAACGAGGGCTGGCTCGCCCGCACCGCGGCGAACGGGCAGGACGCGCTGAACGCGATCCGCGAGCTGCAGCCCGACGTCGTGGTGCTCGACATCATGCTCCCCGGCATCGACGGCATGGAGGTGCTGCGCAGGCTCCGCGCCGCGGGCAACGAGGTGCCCGTGCTGCTCCTCACGGCGAAGGACGCCGTGACCGACCGCATCGCCGGCATCGAGGAGGGCGGCGACGACTACGTCACGAAGCCCTTCAACCTCGAGGAGGTCGTGGCGCGGCTGCGGCGGATGGTGCGCCGCCACGTCGCGACCGGCGACGACGATCCGCGCCTCGTCGTGGGCGACCTCGTCCTCGACGAGGAGACCTACGAGGTCTCGCGCGGCGGCACGCCCATCGCGCTCACGGCGAAGGAGTTCGAGCTGCTGCGCTACCTCATGCGGAACCCCAGGCGGGTGCTCTCGAAGGCGCAGATCCTCGACGCCGTCTGGAGCTACGACTTCGGCGGCAGGGCCAGCATCGTCGAGATCTACGTCTCGTACCTGCGCAAGAAGGTCGACGCGCTCGGCGAGCCCATGCTGCACACCGTGCGCGGCGTCGGCTACACGATCAAGCCGGCCTGA
- a CDS encoding TfoX/Sxy family protein → MPNLPETLERIERALDPLPIRLQPMFGEHALYCDDRVFAFVCDDTLFLKLVPEAAELTAHLPRGEAYPGSKPYGIADDDAMADTEWLHEVVQTIAATQPHKPRKPRKTRGA, encoded by the coding sequence ATGCCGAACCTGCCCGAGACGCTCGAGCGGATCGAGCGCGCGCTCGACCCGCTGCCCATCCGCCTGCAGCCGATGTTCGGGGAGCACGCGCTGTACTGCGACGACCGCGTCTTCGCGTTCGTGTGCGACGACACCCTCTTCCTGAAGCTCGTGCCCGAGGCGGCCGAGCTCACCGCGCACCTCCCGCGCGGCGAGGCGTACCCGGGCTCGAAGCCCTACGGCATCGCCGACGACGACGCGATGGCCGACACCGAGTGGCTGCACGAGGTCGTGCAGACCATCGCCGCGACGCAGCCCCACAAGCCGCGGAAGCCCCGGAAGACGCGCGGCGCCTGA
- the yaaA gene encoding peroxide stress protein YaaA: protein MIVLLPPSETKAAGGTGASLTTAGLGFPGLAVARSRALAALDRLVAAGQDTSTPAKARAAADNAAVRTSATMPAIDRYTGVLYDALDAGSLERDARAWVERHVVIQSALLGFVRAGDAIPAYKVSEHTRLPGARMKALWADAGAELDGFALDLRSKAYAQLAPVAGAVAVEVVSPEGTALNHWNKAGKGALVRALAEAGARAGSADELAAWAAGAGLPLERTGSGLRLTVRDPRAVAA from the coding sequence GTGATCGTCCTCCTGCCGCCCAGCGAGACGAAGGCGGCAGGCGGGACGGGCGCCAGCCTCACGACGGCCGGCCTGGGGTTCCCCGGGCTGGCCGTCGCCCGTTCCCGGGCACTGGCTGCGCTCGACCGCCTCGTCGCCGCAGGGCAGGACACCTCGACGCCCGCGAAGGCGCGCGCGGCCGCCGACAACGCAGCGGTGCGCACCTCGGCGACCATGCCCGCGATCGACCGGTACACGGGTGTGCTCTACGACGCGCTCGACGCCGGCTCGCTCGAGCGCGACGCGCGAGCGTGGGTGGAGCGCCACGTGGTCATCCAGTCGGCGCTGCTCGGCTTCGTGCGCGCGGGCGACGCGATCCCCGCCTACAAGGTCTCCGAGCACACGCGGCTGCCGGGGGCGCGGATGAAGGCGCTCTGGGCCGACGCGGGCGCCGAGCTCGACGGCTTCGCCCTGGACCTCCGCTCGAAGGCCTACGCGCAGCTCGCGCCCGTCGCGGGCGCGGTGGCCGTGGAGGTCGTCTCGCCCGAGGGCACGGCGCTCAACCACTGGAACAAGGCCGGCAAGGGCGCGCTCGTGCGCGCGCTCGCCGAGGCGGGCGCCCGCGCGGGCTCGGCGGACGAGCTCGCGGCCTGGGCGGCCGGCGCCGGGCTGCCGCTCGAGCGCACCGGGTCGGGGCTCCGCCTCACGGTGCGCGACCCGCGCGCCGTCGCCGCCTGA
- a CDS encoding F0F1 ATP synthase subunit epsilon: MPLSVSIVSATQEVWSGEASQIIAKTVEGEIGILTGHEPVLALLAEGQVRVTDTSGTVHRVQADEGFLSVDHDRVEIVARDAALA, from the coding sequence ATGCCGCTCTCGGTGAGCATCGTGTCGGCCACCCAGGAGGTGTGGTCGGGCGAGGCGTCGCAGATCATCGCCAAGACGGTGGAGGGTGAGATCGGCATCCTGACCGGTCACGAGCCCGTCCTCGCGCTGCTCGCCGAGGGTCAGGTGCGCGTCACCGACACGTCCGGCACGGTCCACCGCGTGCAGGCCGACGAGGGCTTCCTCTCGGTCGACCACGACCGGGTGGAGATCGTCGCCCGCGACGCAGCGCTCGCGTGA